ATTCTATTACTGCACAGAGGATGTGCTGCGCATGGGCGGAGACTACAACGCTTCCAAATATGCCCAAGCTGCAAAGGTGAATGGCTACAATCCTCATTGGTGAATCACTCGAGGAGAATAAGTCAACACGCGTGTCGTAGGAAATGGCGACGATACATCATCAAGAGTTCTTTGCGCTGAAATGTAAAACATGGCATTTTGTTTGACTTTGATAGTGTGATGTAGAGGAATGAAAATGAATCTCAGACTCATTATTTGCAAAAAGTTAAAGCTTCTAGTGGCGACTTGCTCAACATGTGCTTTTCACATTTTCAGAGTTACTGCGCCACCCAGTGGGGGACTCTGAAGGAACGCTTTGACGCCGGCTTATTCGCTTCCCACGCCGATGGCCACAGACTGCAGTAAATACACACACAGTCTCATTTTAAAGCTTTTAATGATTCTAAAATCAAGCATGTgctctttttttaaaacccaTCCCTTTACTGAGAATCTTGATAATGATATACAATTCATATGCTGTCTATTAAGGTGAaagactttctttttttcttaagcAAAATGatatttatgattattatttccaATGTCTTATGTGATACGTTCTGTTGTATTAGTTCATTTGAGCACTTTGACAGAGCGAAAGCTGGCGTGAATGTGTTATATAATTCAAGATGTCTTGGATTGTGATGATGCTTGATTTCTTAATGTCTGCAGGTATCAGTGTTTTAAATCGGCGTGGATGTATGAAGTTTTGCACTCAGGCTTCTCCTTCCCTCCTGACTATAAAAACCTGAAAACAGCATTTCTGGTCTACGATAAGGAGGTCCAGTGGACTCTCGGAGCTATTCTCTTCCGAACACGCTTTCTACCTTTGAGGTAAGATCATTTGGCTGAAGTTGCATTCCGTCCCTCCATTTTGTGTCACGTTTGTCCTGATGAGGATTGcggacttttcttttttccaggGACATCCAGCAGGAAAGTCTAAAAGGATTACACTCCCACTGGCGCCACAGCTTCTCGATTGTCAACCACCACTACatatttctgttttgtttcttcATCGTCCTCCTGTCAATCATCTTGTACATGCTGCGACTTCGCCGAAtccaccggcgcgccgcgcagcGCTGCTCGCCTTCCTCCGTGCCGTGGCTGGAGGAAGGCTTGGGATCACCAACACTCCCCATTAATTTGTAAACTCTCGTCCACGTGCTCACCGTGTTGTATTACGAGAAGTCTCGGGCACGACGATCCCGTGTGAGACTTGAGCTGAGGCCTTACTGAGCCACAAAAATATGTCGGAGTTACTGTATTCATATCATGCTAAAAACTTGgcaaatatattttgtttttgctgtagAAAAAATCAAAACTACTCAGAAGTTCGactaattttattttgtgggCATTCGCCTCGTTCTGCCTTTTTAAAGAGCTTTTTTCCCCCACGTTTATACATTTAATAGAAAATAAATCCATCTTTTAAGTGGCAGGAGCACTGGATTGCAAATGAATACCCTTAAAACCGCCCCTCCCGGGAAATTGTATGTGTGCACGTAAGAATTTGATGCAATACTTGTGCAATACATGTCTTGTCACTGGCAGAGCCCTTCAAATTGTTTTGTCTCATTGTTGCTGTGAAATTATGTGATTGAGGACTGGTGCGGCTATTTTGGTGGGCTTCATTTTCGGAAGCTGTCATGAGGATTTGTAATGACCTGATGCAcgcaacatgttatttatgcacaATGTTTGTCAGGCTGCAGTATGCTAATAAAGTTTTGTGTTTTCTGACAATTCTCTTGCCTGATGAGCAAACATCAGACTAATTGATTTGCCTCTCCTTTCTTCAAATATTGAAGTGCAAAGTCTTGAAGTGTTTCACCAAATATTGTAAAACATTCTTAAATCAGCACATCCTACCGCAAATTTAGTTGTAGGAAAGAGAACCTGCAATTTTGGGGGCTTCAGTATGTATTAGTCTGTTATCGGGTTGTCATGCAATGACCAAGCCCTCTTATCTATTCCAGTAGCAGTATGTGATAAAAATGTAAAACTCATTCAAAAGTCTATTAGGATAAACTACTTTTCACTCAGAAAGTCCCCCACCCACTCTCATTTATCTTGTTTTATTTGACTTTACTTTGTATCACTGGGCTGTTTGTCATCGTGATAGAAAGTTTTTGATTAAAAAGGAGTATCATTTTGGTTTAAATGTGCTTAAGGTTTGCTTTTTATGCACTACAGCAATGAATTTTTTATATACGAATTTTTTAATAGACAttttaagtataaagtgcatgtTGAAGGTCATTTAGGTGAATAAAAATCCCATTAAAatatgtaaaaatatatatttaaatttaaaaaaagtcatgaCAGATGCAATGGATGATCCTGAGCCTGTAGGAAGAGCCAAGTTTCAGAAAGACAACTTTTCATTGGCCACTAAAGTCCAATAGCCCGCCCTGTGCGCCAGCATCGGCAATTCTATTGGTTAATTGTTGAGAAAGCCACGCCTTTTCAAGGAAATGTCACCCCGCCCCTCTTACTCCAGCGAGTGGTGACGACCGAAAATGTTGTGGCCGTCCACGCTGCCTATAACACCCCGACAAGCGCTCCACGCATGGAGTTGAGCTCAGAGCGTGTGCTGTCACCGCTGGAGATGTCGCAGACGGCGAGCCAAGGCGGCCAGCTCGCTCCCGGCGACGGCGACTACGAGACCTTGCCCCCTCATGTCTCGGTGACCACGCACATGACAGCGGGCGCAGTGGCTGGCGTGCTGGAGCACACGGTCATGTACCCGGTGGACTCCGTCAAGGTAACGGACGCACACCTCCCTCAGCGCCGCACACCTCATTTTTACCCGAGTCACGCCACCAACATTCCCGTACCAAATCCACCACGCACGGCTTGTCGGCTGGCTACGACAGTGTGTTGCTAACAAGCATTAGCTTTAAACTATGTAACCTGCTTGACCACAGTTAGCTTGTCTTGTTTGCTCACTTAAGGAAGCCAGTTTAGaaataacatttttgttgtGGATAAGCGTTAAAAACATTCTtatacttaattttttttttttaaaaaaacacaagctATTAACTTATGTCTCTATTGCGCCTAGTGACTAAAAAGTTTGACACGTCTCCATTGACGCCCAGGTAGAGACTTGAGTTAATTAATAATGTAGTAGTTTTTCATTTTAGAACTTAACGCTACCGAGTACAACCTTGACTTGTGAGTGTGATGGTTACCAACTAAAATCACTCGCAAATAAAATCAACTTTCTCCATTGATAGGTGTGGCAATTACATGAATCTTCCTTATCCTCTTTTACCATCTTGCCAAACTGCCCTCTGTTACTCAAACTCCTTTTGTCATTTCCTCTTAAGCTCGTCTGGAGGTTTTCTTCCAGACGTCCTAACCTCTGCAgtcatatttgtgtgtgttctgCCAATAAATGTTAGGTGTGTATTTGAAGTTCAGTGGACCTGCCAACTAATGACTTGACCACCCAAGATATCAATTGAGACACACCTAGTGCCAATcttgtgaagggtgtgtgtgggggggcggcCTTATCTGGGCGACACACTCTTGAAATCAACCTCACACAGTCAAGGGCGTTTATGTCCTCGTCCTTGTGTAGTATTGATTAGAACGGCCCGTGTTGAGGTACTACTACAACGTTTATAAGATTTTACAACTGGAATGTGGCCAAAACGGTATGTAACAAAAACAGTCCCTATCAGATAACGTGAAAAATCTGTAGACAAGAAGTAACATTTTGTAGTTCATAAGTATTCCGTTTATTTGAAGTGACTCATTGCCCCGTGTCCGCACGATACGATTTGTCATGAACATCAGCCAAGATTTGAGCGTCCCCAAATTGTGTAATCTGTATTAACCGGAAATGGAATTGTAGTTTATTGTGAGCGCAAAAAAGGACGGAAACACATTAAAACATCGACGGGGCCTATCTTACCTCACCGGCGCCGGCTCCATCTCCCCGCAAATAAAAACAGGCTTTGTGCTGTGCAGATAACTTGGCACGCTGGACTCAAACAAAGCGCTGCCTCGCTCGTACACGCCAGACCGTCATTCGTGTGTTTTGTAAAAAGCCAGCTGTCATAATAAAAATAGCCAATGAATGTCTTCTTCTGTCTTCAGACAAGGATGCAGAGCCTGCAGCCCGACCCCAACGCCCAGTACAAAGGCGTCTACGAAGCCCTGAGAAGGATCATCCGCACAGAGGGCTTCCTCCGACCACTAAGGGGCCTCAACATCACCATGATGGGCGCCGGCCCCGCCCACGCCCTCTACTTCGCCTGCTACGAACGCCTCAAGCACTCCCTCAGCGACGTCATCAAAAGTGGAGGCAACAGCCACCTGGCCAACGGTACAAAGTCTCCCACCCCAAATATCTTTCTTTGAATTTTTTGTCCATTTAAATGGCAGTTTTGGGAATATTAAACCCTAAATATTGTCTGCACAGGTGTTGCCGGCAGCGTGGCCACCGTCCTCCACGATGCCATTATGAACCCTGCTGAAGGTAAGCGCAGTAAAATCAAAATACAAACTGTTTGACAAAGATAAATGTTATTCATGCCGCAACTGGAAAAATAGCCTCATCCAAAATGGATTGTTTTCTGATTGTTTCATTCATAATAacacaaataatataataattctgAGTTTTGACCTGACAGCAATCATGTGTGTTGTACTGTGGAAAAGTGCTATCTGATATTTTGAAGATGTCTCTGTAAAATGTTACTTAACTGTTGTTTAATtgttttataatcacaaaataatggtgTGCACCACTTGACACTAACCCCAACAAAACTCACTTTGAAATGAAAACTGAATTTACTACGGTTGCCGATTTTGCACCTTTTAACATGATGTCCGAAAGACGGGtgcaaaccaaaccaaaacaaaatgtcaagtAAAAGGTGATTTGGGAAAATGAATCTTTTTCTCCTTCCTCAAACATTTTTGAAGCAGCAGAAAAAAACTCATTTTCAGCAAGACAATTTTGTAACTTTTTCCTTTGGTTCGTCCACTAACGCTTTCAAGTTGCTCACTTCCAACTTCATTTTGCGCTTGTGGTGCCCTTCCAAATATTCCATGGTCCAAAAATTCCATCaagcaaactgaaaaaaaaacaaaaaatcgccTTTCCATTGAAGCTTCCTGAATGTCTTTGTGTTATCATGGCTCAGTGGTGAAGCAGAGGATGCAAATGTACAAGTCGCCCTATCGTGGACTTTGGGACTGCGTTCGCACCATGACGCGCGTGGAGGGTGCCGGCGCCTTCTACCGCAGCTACAGCACGCAGCTGACCATGAACATCCCCTTCCAGGCCGTTCACTTCATCACTTATGAGACCATGCAGGAATGGCTCAATCCCCAGAGACACTACCAGCCCGGCACGCACATCGTGTCCGGGGCGGCGGCCGGCGCCATCTCGGCCGCCGTCACCACGCCGCTGGACGTGTGCAAGACGCTGCTCAACACGCAGGAGAACGTGGCGCTCACTTCTGTCAACATCAGCGGACACTTGTCAGGAATGGCCAACGCCTTCAGGACAGTGTACCAGCTCGGCGGCGTGCCGGCTTTTTTTAAAGGCGTGCGGGCCCGAGTCATCTACCAGATGCCGTCCACGGCCATCGCCTGG
This portion of the Syngnathus scovelli strain Florida chromosome 3, RoL_Ssco_1.2, whole genome shotgun sequence genome encodes:
- the slc25a37 gene encoding mitoferrin-1 encodes the protein MELSSERVLSPLEMSQTASQGGQLAPGDGDYETLPPHVSVTTHMTAGAVAGVLEHTVMYPVDSVKTRMQSLQPDPNAQYKGVYEALRRIIRTEGFLRPLRGLNITMMGAGPAHALYFACYERLKHSLSDVIKSGGNSHLANGVAGSVATVLHDAIMNPAEVVKQRMQMYKSPYRGLWDCVRTMTRVEGAGAFYRSYSTQLTMNIPFQAVHFITYETMQEWLNPQRHYQPGTHIVSGAAAGAISAAVTTPLDVCKTLLNTQENVALTSVNISGHLSGMANAFRTVYQLGGVPAFFKGVRARVIYQMPSTAIAWSVYEFFKYFLTKQEARPAGRNAK